In a single window of the Brachionichthys hirsutus isolate HB-005 chromosome 18, CSIRO-AGI_Bhir_v1, whole genome shotgun sequence genome:
- the lbh gene encoding protein LBH produces the protein MSVFPPQVYRPAFVPIRDMTEVMINSTPMEDMRLSPSKDRLSFQIFPDPSDFDRCCKLKDRLPSIVVEPTEGEVESGELRWPPEEFLVSEEEEEEEDDNEEQEQDSGNIPNGQLTPNSQH, from the exons ATGTCTGTATTTCCCCCGCAGGTATACCG TCCAGCGTTTGTGCCCATTCGAGATATGACTGAGGTGATGATCAACAGCACCCCCATGGAAGACATGAGGCTCAGCCCCAGCAAGGACAGACTCTCCTTTCAG ATATTCCCTGACCCTTCTGATTTCGACCGTTGCTGCAAGCTCAAAGATCGTCTTCCATCCATTGTGGTTGAGCCGACAGAGGGAGAAGTTGAAAGTGGGGAGCTTCGTTGGCCTCCAGAGGAGTTTCTtgtcagtgaggaagaggaggaggaagaggacgacaACGAAGAACAGGAGCAGGATAGTGGCAATATTCCAAATGGACAGCTGACACCAAATTCTCAGCACTAG